The genomic window GGAAGTCCTTCGGCATTGAAACCAATATTGGTGTTCATTTTTTTGATATGCTTCATTTCTTGTTTGGCGAACGGCTAAAAGCAGAGCGTCATTATGCTGATGAAGTCAGGGTCGGAGGATTTCTTGAATATGAGCGGGCGAAGGTGAAATGGTTTTTATCAATATGCCGTGAGGATATTGATATGATCACAAAGTCAGATAAGCCAACATATCGGTCAATCACCGTGGATGGACAGGAAGTTGAATTTTCTGAAGGCTTTACGGATCTTCATCAAACATCGTATCAACATATCTTGGAAGGAACAGGCTTTGGGTCGCAGGATGCATCTCATTGCATCGAAACTGTTGAACTTATGCGGCATGCTGTAGTCTCAACAAACCCCATTCCGTCTCGCCTGAGCCAGGTTACAAAACTGTTTTTGGAGACCAAAAAATGAGTTTTGTTCATGAAACAGCCATTATCGACTCAGGAGCTACGCTTGGCGAGAATTGCCGTGTTTGGCAATGGGTTCATGTTTGTTCTGGCGCTAAGATAGGCGATCATTGTTCATTTGGGCAGGGTGTTTATGTTGGTAATGACGTGCTCATTGGCAATGGTGTCAAAGTCCAGAATAATGTCTCAATTTATGACGGCGTGTGTCTAGAGGATGGTGTATTTTGTGGCCCGTCTATGGTGTTCACAAATGTCCATAATCCGCGTGCAGCCATTAATCGCAAGAATGAATTTCGGCCGACCGTCATTCGTAAGGGGGCGACATTAGGGGCGAATTGTACCATTGTCTGCGGAGTTGTTGTCGGCAAATATGCCTTTATAGGGGCTGGCGCAGTAGTGACAAAAGATGTGCCGCCATTTGCGCTTATGGTGGGTGTTCCGGCTCGACAGATAGGCTGGGTTGATGAAGGTGGCGTGAGAACAGACCAACCGCCAAAAGATTAAGCGATAGCCAGATTTTGATCCCTGATAATCAATAAATCGGTTGCATTGCGTTTACCCGGTCGATGCACTCGTCAAAGTCAATTCCGACCGCATCGAGGTACCATTTTATATTTTCATATCGCGGTTTGTTTTCTTCCTCGATAAGCTTTAGAGCGACTTGCCGTGAGATTTGACCAGCCCGAATTTGGTTGCTTCTAAAAGTATCATGTTCAGTAAATCCCGCTGTTCGGTGATAAACATAGTTATAGAATGCTGCAGTGCCGTCACCAATCCGCCAGGTAGATTGTGTATCCGTTGCGGTTTCCCAATCATATCCTTTCAGTGTCTCGTTAATTTCTGTTTCATCCCATCTGTAATAGTCAAATAAGTGAAAATAATCTGTCTTTTTATGAACGCTGCGCCAATATTCACCTGATAATGTATCGAACAAGCTGCTGTTGATATAAAATGGGTTGAGGAACATTTGTTTGAGACGCTTTTTCTGATACTCATATTGTGCCAGCCATCCTGAACGATAAACAGACTTTGAATGAAAGCTGGGCGGTACGCCTAAAAACCCCGCTTTAAAGTGAGTGGTTTCAAGGGGATTGATTCCCCATAAATTTAAAGGTGCACCAACTTTATTTTTGACAGTTTCAACATGTTGGAAAAAATGTTTATCACCTGCCATCAACAAATTTATCATGCCTAAATGTGGTTTTTTCAGCCAAGCCGTTAAATTTAAACGGATATTTTTTCGCTTTTGTTCGATATCTGCTGCAACAATGATATTTTCAACGCCAAGGGTCGCACACATTCTGCTGATATTTCGTCTGCCAAGATCAGTAACCATGCCCCAGTCATAGGTAAAGGCAACAGGCTTTAAACCAAGTTCAATAACGGCAAGATGGAGCGCAAAACAGCTGTCACGTCCACCTGAAAATGGCAAAACGCAATCGACCTCATCTGGCTTTCTGTAAGGGGCTACCAGCTCGTTCAGCTGTTCAAGCGTGTTTAACTGTTT from SAR116 cluster alpha proteobacterium HIMB100 includes these protein-coding regions:
- a CDS encoding serine acetyltransferase (PFAM: Bacterial transferase hexapeptide (three repeats)) translates to MSFVHETAIIDSGATLGENCRVWQWVHVCSGAKIGDHCSFGQGVYVGNDVLIGNGVKVQNNVSIYDGVCLEDGVFCGPSMVFTNVHNPRAAINRKNEFRPTVIRKGATLGANCTIVCGVVVGKYAFIGAGAVVTKDVPPFALMVGVPARQIGWVDEGGVRTDQPPKD
- a CDS encoding Glucosamine 6-phosphate synthetase encodes the protein MCGVFGIVGSEVCKDRASVRCLVRNAEIRGKDSSGVLIWRDGRIDIFRSDERAKTLFSKIDITGSELILGHSRLITHGDKDNQPIIRDDIVVLHNGIVVNADKLWKQTKRIRQQTLDSEIIAALFADELDKHNDEEQASLNVLKACDGVVSAIIFLPKRGKLCLLSNNGSMYLGQRNGCFVFASEKWPLRHLDCEAIENIRGVKVLIAPASSGQMTQTSLSVKPDRNLVPNFIISGAQEKKLNYTVKKLRRCKKCILPETMPFIEYDEQGICNFCYNHKPQKQLNTLEQLNELVAPYRKPDEVDCVLPFSGGRDSCFALHLAVIELGLKPVAFTYDWGMVTDLGRRNISRMCATLGVENIIVAADIEQKRKNIRLNLTAWLKKPHLGMINLLMAGDKHFFQHVETVKNKVGAPLNLWGINPLETTHFKAGFLGVPPSFHSKSVYRSGWLAQYEYQKKRLKQMFLNPFYINSSLFDTLSGEYWRSVHKKTDYFHLFDYYRWDETEINETLKGYDWETATDTQSTWRIGDGTAAFYNYVYHRTAGFTEHDTFRSNQIRAGQISRQVALKLIEEENKPRYENIKWYLDAVGIDFDECIDRVNAMQPIY